A window of Rubricoccus marinus contains these coding sequences:
- a CDS encoding MraY family glycosyltransferase gives MAFASLLIGFAASLATAFLLVPVVARIGTRAGWVDVPDRWRKNHTAPVPNAGGIAILFSAFVGVGAIALGAAFWPDAWGAIPALPARRVLVGALLASVLGLVDDRVDLRFQVKLVAQLLVVALTFSANLRIEVLDGVLGTGGVGMAASFALTALWMVGMMNAVNLIDGMDGLAAGVVAIALAGLAAVHAIGGDLGSLVLVVSVVGALLGFLRYNRSPASVFMGDSGSLFLGYVLAAYGLRGSAHEDPLLQLIIPAVVMGLPLLDLIVSVLRRKLMGHSLFFADHDHIHHRLAAQMSSGEAVRVLYWFSVFVALGACAMAAFPAPLAALTFALGSGVVYSFLRSIGYLPSPRRVAALLTNPEALRRAGQLRSARIERRRQQREAKANQGA, from the coding sequence ATGGCCTTTGCTTCTCTCCTTATTGGCTTCGCGGCTAGCCTCGCGACCGCGTTCCTCCTGGTGCCCGTTGTCGCGCGTATCGGCACTCGCGCGGGCTGGGTAGACGTACCAGACCGCTGGCGGAAGAACCACACGGCGCCGGTGCCCAATGCGGGGGGCATCGCGATCCTGTTTTCGGCGTTCGTGGGGGTGGGCGCCATCGCGCTCGGCGCGGCGTTCTGGCCGGACGCATGGGGTGCGATCCCGGCCCTCCCGGCGCGGCGCGTGCTGGTCGGGGCTTTGCTGGCGTCGGTTCTCGGGCTGGTAGACGACCGCGTAGACCTGCGCTTTCAAGTCAAGCTGGTTGCTCAGCTTCTGGTGGTGGCGCTCACCTTTAGCGCGAACCTGCGAATCGAAGTGCTGGACGGAGTGCTGGGCACTGGCGGGGTCGGTATGGCCGCCTCCTTCGCGCTGACGGCGCTGTGGATGGTGGGGATGATGAACGCTGTTAACCTCATCGACGGCATGGATGGGCTGGCCGCTGGCGTCGTTGCGATCGCCCTCGCGGGGCTCGCGGCGGTCCACGCCATTGGGGGGGACTTGGGCTCCCTGGTCCTCGTGGTGTCGGTCGTCGGGGCGCTGCTGGGCTTCCTGCGCTACAACCGCTCGCCAGCGAGCGTCTTCATGGGAGACAGCGGGAGCCTGTTCCTGGGGTACGTACTCGCGGCCTACGGCCTCCGCGGTTCGGCGCACGAGGACCCTCTGCTCCAACTCATCATCCCGGCGGTCGTGATGGGGCTGCCGCTGCTGGACCTGATTGTGTCCGTGTTGCGGCGGAAGCTGATGGGGCACTCGCTCTTCTTTGCCGACCATGACCACATCCACCACCGACTGGCCGCCCAGATGTCGTCCGGCGAAGCGGTGCGGGTGCTGTACTGGTTCAGCGTGTTCGTCGCTCTCGGCGCATGCGCGATGGCGGCTTTCCCGGCGCCTCTGGCGGCGCTGACGTTCGCGCTCGGCTCCGGCGTGGTGTACAGCTTCTTGCGCAGCATCGGCTACCTACCGTCGCCACGGCGGGTAGCGGCGCTGCTGACCAACCCCGAAGCGCTCCGCCGCGCCGGGCAGCTTCGCAGCGCGCGCATCGAGCGCCGGCGGCAGCAACGCGAGGCGAAGGCCAACCAGGGCGCCTGA
- a CDS encoding OmpA family protein: MTLSRLRLAALPLALLLVLGISQTGCSGMNNTGKGAVVGAGSGGVIGAVIGRATGSTARGAIIGAAVGGAAGAVIGRQMDRQARELDNDLPDDVTVTPIPSEDGNTTAIAINFNNDLLFDLGKSTLKAGVQADLRDLAASLNRYPNYDVTIVGHASTDGGTQLNQNLSEARARSVRDFLAVQGVASNRLENFGRGEMEPIPGIPGTSPQNRRVEIAIYPSEQFRQNMEDPSYRDEYSRQNGLN, from the coding sequence ATGACTCTCTCCCGACTCCGCCTCGCGGCCTTGCCGCTCGCGCTTCTCCTCGTTCTCGGCATCTCTCAGACCGGCTGCTCCGGGATGAACAACACCGGTAAGGGCGCCGTCGTCGGCGCAGGCTCCGGTGGAGTCATCGGCGCCGTGATCGGCCGCGCCACGGGCTCGACCGCCAGAGGCGCCATCATCGGTGCCGCCGTGGGCGGCGCAGCAGGCGCCGTGATCGGCCGCCAGATGGACCGCCAGGCCCGCGAGCTCGACAACGACCTCCCCGATGACGTCACGGTGACGCCGATCCCGAGCGAGGACGGCAACACGACCGCCATCGCGATCAACTTCAACAACGACCTGCTGTTCGACCTCGGCAAGTCCACGCTGAAGGCTGGCGTCCAGGCTGACCTCCGCGACCTCGCGGCCAGCCTCAACCGCTACCCCAACTACGACGTGACCATCGTCGGACACGCCTCTACGGACGGTGGTACGCAGTTGAACCAGAACCTCTCTGAGGCCCGCGCCCGCTCGGTCCGTGACTTCCTCGCCGTGCAGGGCGTTGCCAGCAACCGTCTGGAGAACTTCGGCCGTGGCGAGATGGAGCCGATCCCCGGCATCCCCGGCACGAGCCCGCAGAACCGCCGTGTAGAGATCGCCATCTACCCGAGCGAGCAGTTCCGTCAGAACATGGAGGACCCCTCCTACCGCGACGAGTACAGCCGTCAGAACGGCCTCAACTAA
- a CDS encoding Gfo/Idh/MocA family protein → MSSFAYTEPLRLAQIGVGYWGRNLLRNAAAMPGAEVVAVCDRDEDARDVAGRLAPEARLTGDLDSVLADPSIEAVIVATETPTHASIATRALEAGKHVFVEKPLAQTEAEAEALVALADARDLRLMVGHLLRYHPAYRHVESLVRAGTLGQIRYLYSVRVNLGIVREHESAFDSLAPHDLAIALSLIPGEPVSVSARGHAYLQPGGPEDVVFASVTFEGGEIAHLHCSWLDPHKVRRTTVVGSEQMAVIDDMEAAEPVRVYDKGVGTPASERDGTVPYADALSVRSGDVLVPRIDRAEPLRLEVEEFASAIRQGRAPRSDGREGLAVVRILEAARRSIGAGGAPIDVQRGA, encoded by the coding sequence ATGTCGTCGTTCGCCTACACCGAGCCGCTCCGCCTGGCCCAGATCGGCGTGGGCTACTGGGGGCGCAACCTGCTCCGCAACGCCGCCGCCATGCCCGGCGCCGAAGTTGTCGCCGTGTGTGACCGCGACGAGGACGCGCGCGACGTCGCCGGCCGCCTCGCGCCAGAGGCCCGGCTGACGGGCGACCTTGACTCGGTTCTGGCGGACCCGTCCATCGAGGCCGTCATCGTGGCGACCGAGACGCCAACGCACGCGAGCATCGCGACGCGGGCGCTGGAAGCCGGCAAGCACGTGTTCGTGGAGAAGCCTCTGGCGCAGACCGAGGCCGAGGCGGAAGCCCTCGTGGCGCTGGCCGACGCGCGGGACCTGCGGCTGATGGTGGGCCACCTCTTGCGCTACCACCCGGCGTACCGGCACGTCGAGTCGCTCGTCCGCGCGGGCACGCTGGGGCAGATCCGCTACCTCTACAGCGTGCGCGTCAACCTCGGGATCGTGCGCGAGCACGAGAGCGCGTTCGACAGCCTCGCGCCGCACGACCTCGCGATCGCGCTCTCGCTCATTCCAGGCGAGCCCGTCTCCGTTTCCGCCAGAGGCCACGCGTACCTCCAGCCCGGCGGGCCGGAGGATGTCGTCTTCGCGAGCGTGACGTTCGAGGGCGGCGAGATCGCGCACCTCCACTGCTCGTGGCTGGACCCGCACAAGGTCCGCCGCACAACGGTCGTCGGCAGCGAGCAGATGGCGGTTATCGACGACATGGAGGCCGCCGAGCCCGTCCGCGTCTACGACAAGGGCGTGGGCACGCCCGCGAGCGAACGCGACGGAACGGTTCCCTACGCCGACGCGCTTTCGGTCCGTTCCGGCGACGTGCTCGTTCCGCGCATCGACCGGGCCGAGCCGCTGAGGCTCGAGGTCGAGGAGTTCGCCTCCGCGATCCGGCAGGGCCGCGCGCCGCGCTCGGACGGGCGCGAAGGCCTCGCCGTGGTCCGCATCCTGGAAGCCGCTCGGCGGTCCATCGGAGCGGGCGGGGCGCCCATCGACGTGCAGCGCGGCGCGTAG
- a CDS encoding acyltransferase encodes MTDRLSPTAQVASGAMLAPDVAVGHFSVVARGARIGAGCTIGHHVVIHEDVEIGEGVRVDDHAVLGKRPMRAARSATTSGAPDLAPLAIGADSIIGTGAVLYRGCEIGKRVLVADYATVRERVVVGAETIVGRGVAIENDSTVGARCKLETNAYITAFTTVEDDVFVAPGVLTSNDAFMGRTEERKERFGGPTVRQSARLGVGAVLLPGVEVAPEAVVGAGAVLTRGASGGRVHVGVPARETRDVAPEQLRENGG; translated from the coding sequence ATGACCGACCGCCTCTCCCCCACAGCCCAGGTCGCCTCTGGCGCCATGCTCGCGCCCGACGTGGCCGTGGGTCACTTCTCCGTTGTCGCCAGAGGCGCGCGGATCGGGGCGGGGTGCACCATCGGACACCACGTGGTGATCCACGAGGACGTGGAGATCGGCGAGGGCGTGCGCGTGGACGACCACGCCGTGCTCGGCAAGCGGCCAATGCGGGCGGCCCGTAGCGCGACGACATCTGGCGCGCCGGACCTCGCGCCTCTGGCGATCGGCGCGGATAGCATCATTGGGACCGGGGCGGTGTTGTACCGCGGATGCGAGATCGGTAAGCGCGTGCTCGTGGCGGACTACGCGACGGTCCGCGAGCGCGTCGTGGTAGGAGCCGAAACCATCGTGGGGCGCGGCGTCGCCATCGAAAACGATTCTACTGTTGGCGCGCGATGCAAGCTGGAAACGAACGCGTACATCACCGCCTTCACGACCGTCGAAGACGACGTGTTCGTCGCGCCGGGCGTTCTCACGAGCAACGACGCCTTTATGGGCCGAACGGAAGAGCGCAAAGAGCGCTTCGGCGGCCCGACCGTCCGGCAGAGCGCGCGACTGGGCGTCGGCGCCGTGCTCCTACCGGGCGTGGAGGTGGCGCCAGAGGCCGTCGTCGGCGCGGGCGCGGTGCTCACGCGGGGCGCCTCTGGCGGGCGCGTGCACGTGGGTGTCCCCGCGAGGGAGACGCGCGACGTGGCGCCCGAGCAACTGCGCGAAAACGGGGGGTGA
- a CDS encoding DegT/DnrJ/EryC1/StrS family aminotransferase: MHVHTPEAPGRPLSMVDLKAEVASIRPELDAALAGILDATAFVRGPIVAGFEAALAAYVADLDARAPEAHVIGCANGTDALQIALMALGVGPGDEVVCPSFTFVATAEAAALLGAVPVFADIDPATFNLAPEAVEAAITDRTKAVVPVHLFGQMADMAALRSVCEPRGIPIVEDAAQAIGATRGGEAAGLAGDLGTLSFYPSKNLGAYGDGGAVYTTSAPLAERARRIANHGAARKYFHTEVGINSRLDAMQAAILRVKLRHLPAWTTARRLAAAVYDDHFAHLPEVTRPPRASGARHVFHQYTLRVADRDAVADGLRERGIPTMVYYPVPLHEMPPYAAGARGPLPETERACREVLSLPMHPHLSQDDLARVARAVRDLVTQPVPA, translated from the coding sequence ATGCACGTACACACGCCAGAGGCGCCCGGACGCCCGCTCAGCATGGTGGACCTCAAGGCCGAGGTCGCCTCTATCCGCCCCGAACTCGACGCCGCCCTCGCGGGCATCTTGGACGCGACGGCGTTCGTCCGAGGCCCCATCGTGGCGGGCTTCGAGGCCGCGCTCGCGGCGTACGTCGCCGATCTGGACGCCCGCGCGCCAGAGGCCCACGTGATCGGCTGTGCGAACGGGACGGACGCGCTTCAGATCGCGCTCATGGCGCTCGGCGTAGGACCGGGCGACGAGGTCGTCTGCCCTTCGTTCACGTTCGTCGCGACGGCGGAGGCGGCGGCTTTGCTGGGCGCCGTCCCGGTCTTCGCGGACATCGACCCCGCCACGTTCAACCTCGCGCCAGAGGCCGTCGAGGCCGCGATCACGGACCGCACGAAGGCCGTGGTCCCGGTCCACCTGTTCGGGCAGATGGCGGACATGGCTGCGCTCCGGTCCGTCTGCGAGCCGCGCGGCATCCCGATTGTGGAGGACGCGGCGCAGGCCATCGGCGCCACGCGCGGCGGCGAGGCGGCGGGGCTGGCGGGCGACCTCGGGACGCTCTCCTTCTACCCGTCTAAAAACCTCGGCGCCTATGGCGACGGCGGCGCGGTCTACACCACGAGTGCGCCTCTGGCGGAGCGCGCGCGGCGCATCGCCAACCACGGCGCGGCGCGGAAGTACTTCCACACCGAGGTCGGCATCAACTCGCGCCTGGACGCCATGCAGGCCGCCATCCTGCGCGTCAAGCTGCGCCACCTGCCTGCGTGGACCACTGCGAGGCGCCTGGCCGCGGCGGTCTACGACGACCACTTCGCGCACCTCCCGGAGGTCACGCGCCCCCCTCGGGCCTCTGGCGCGCGGCACGTGTTTCACCAGTACACCCTGCGCGTGGCGGACCGCGACGCCGTCGCGGACGGGCTGCGCGAGCGGGGCATCCCAACGATGGTGTACTACCCGGTCCCACTCCACGAGATGCCGCCCTACGCAGCAGGCGCCAGAGGCCCGTTGCCTGAGACCGAGCGGGCCTGCCGCGAGGTGCTCTCGCTGCCGATGCACCCGCACCTCTCGCAGGACGACCTCGCGCGCGTCGCCCGTGCCGTCCGCGACCTCGTCACCCAGCCCGTACCCGCCTGA
- a CDS encoding TIGR00730 family Rossman fold protein, with amino-acid sequence MSTDNRQPTPFDASKEMTPEEMMAWQQMRVKETWQVFRVMSEFVEGYERMGQCGPSVSVFGSARTPPDHPYYEMGVTVGRKLSERGYAVITGGGPGIMQAANQGAQEAGGVSIGLNIVLPHEQSANPYVDATGLLNFDFFFARKVMFVKYAQGFVVLPGGFGTMDELFESLTLIQTHKTARFPVVLMGTEYWSGLLDWIDGTLKAGGFISPEDTDLFTLTDDPDEAVAIIDRYSEQSGILPNF; translated from the coding sequence ATGTCGACTGATAACCGCCAACCCACCCCTTTCGACGCCTCCAAGGAAATGACGCCAGAGGAGATGATGGCCTGGCAACAGATGCGCGTCAAGGAGACGTGGCAGGTATTCCGCGTCATGAGCGAGTTCGTGGAGGGCTACGAACGGATGGGCCAGTGCGGCCCCAGCGTGTCCGTGTTCGGCTCGGCACGGACGCCCCCAGACCACCCCTACTACGAGATGGGCGTCACCGTTGGCCGGAAGCTCTCCGAGCGCGGCTACGCGGTGATAACGGGGGGCGGCCCGGGGATCATGCAGGCGGCGAACCAGGGCGCGCAAGAGGCCGGCGGCGTCTCGATCGGCTTGAACATTGTGCTGCCACACGAGCAGAGCGCGAACCCGTACGTAGACGCCACGGGCTTGCTCAACTTCGACTTCTTCTTTGCGCGGAAGGTGATGTTCGTCAAGTACGCCCAGGGCTTCGTGGTCTTGCCGGGCGGCTTCGGCACGATGGACGAGTTGTTTGAGAGCCTCACCCTTATCCAGACGCACAAGACCGCGCGCTTCCCCGTCGTCCTGATGGGCACGGAGTACTGGAGCGGGCTGCTCGACTGGATCGACGGCACGCTCAAAGCGGGTGGCTTTATCTCGCCAGAGGACACGGACCTGTTTACCCTCACGGACGACCCCGACGAGGCGGTCGCAATCATCGACCGGTACAGTGAGCAGTCCGGGATCCTGCCCAACTTCTAG